The Psychrobacillus sp. FSL K6-4046 DNA window TGCAAAGCTTGAATACCTAAACCCAGGTGGTAGCGTGAAGGATCGTCTTGGTCTAGCGTTAATCGAGGATGCAGAGAAATCCGGTAAGCTTACTCCTGGTGGGACAATCATAGAGCCGACAGCAGGGAATACCGGAATTGGTGTTGCACTGGCTGCAATTGGGAAGGGGTATAAGGTTAAGTTTGTAGTTCCTCAAAAGTTTAGTCTCGAGAAGCAGACCCTTATGCGAGCGCTGGGTGCAGAAGTTATTAATACGGACACAGCATTAGGTATGCAAGGGGCTATTAAGAAAGCGCAGGAGCTAGTGAAAGTCACACCAGGTGCTTTTTCGCCCTCTCAATTTTCTAACCCTGCTAACCCAAAAACTTATGAGCATACACTTGGTCCAGAGCTATGGAGAGATTTAGAGGGACAAATTGATGTGTTTGTAGCTGGAGCTGGCTCGGGTGGAACCTTTATGGGCACGTCCACCTTTTTAAAGGAACGGAATAAAAAAATAAAAACAGTAATCGTAGAGCCTGTAGGTTCCAT harbors:
- a CDS encoding cysteine synthase family protein; its protein translation is MNIFNSVQELIGNTPVIEINNISIPNNCRIFAKLEYLNPGGSVKDRLGLALIEDAEKSGKLTPGGTIIEPTAGNTGIGVALAAIGKGYKVKFVVPQKFSLEKQTLMRALGAEVINTDTALGMQGAIKKAQELVKVTPGAFSPSQFSNPANPKTYEHTLGPELWRDLEGQIDVFVAGAGSGGTFMGTSTFLKERNKKIKTVIVEPVGSILNGGEAGSHATEGIGMEFLPEFMDSSYFNAIHTVSDENAFAELRRLSKKEGLLVGSSSGAAFYAAMKEAEVALEGSHIVTIFPDSSERYLSQKVYELFKEE